A stretch of the Streptosporangium sp. NBC_01755 genome encodes the following:
- a CDS encoding WhiB family transcriptional regulator, protein MTPRLWPPRQYDDPISVPGWQERGRCGEIGDPELWFPEKGGPTREGKQVCRGCEVRSQCLEYALENHERFGIWGGLSERERRRILAQRARYGAAA, encoded by the coding sequence ATGACTCCCCGCCTCTGGCCGCCCCGCCAGTACGACGACCCGATATCCGTTCCCGGCTGGCAGGAGCGCGGACGCTGCGGCGAGATCGGCGACCCAGAACTCTGGTTCCCCGAGAAAGGCGGGCCCACCCGGGAGGGTAAGCAGGTGTGCCGCGGCTGTGAAGTCCGATCGCAGTGCTTGGAGTATGCGCTGGAGAATCACGAGCGGTTCGGCATCTGGGGCGGGCTGTCAGAGCGGGAGCGGCGGCGGATCCTGGCGCAGAGGGCTCGGTACGGGGCGGCGGCGTGA
- a CDS encoding HU family DNA-binding protein: MNKKELVDAIADRVGDKKTATEAVNAVLDTIQTTVASGDKVSITGFGAFEMVHKPARTARNPSTGAQIDVAESWGPKFKPGLEFKEAVNAGGKKAAA; the protein is encoded by the coding sequence GTGAACAAGAAGGAACTCGTCGACGCCATCGCGGATCGGGTGGGCGACAAGAAGACGGCCACCGAAGCCGTGAACGCGGTGCTCGACACGATCCAGACCACCGTCGCGAGTGGTGACAAGGTCTCGATCACGGGGTTCGGTGCCTTTGAGATGGTGCACAAGCCGGCCCGCACCGCCCGCAACCCGAGCACGGGTGCTCAGATCGACGTCGCCGAGAGCTGGGGGCCGAAGTTCAAGCCGGGCCTGGAGTTCAAGGAGGCCGTCAATGCGGGCGGCAAGAAGGCCGCGGCCTGA
- a CDS encoding phage antirepressor KilAC domain-containing protein, translated as MPENTIAVPGHPESGSPFDAIRHEDENGEHWLARELQVVMGYGKWENFEAVIDRAIRSAENTATYSEQAFSRLWEPVVTSGNAPNTHRGNYRLSRYAAYLVAMNGDPNKPQVAAAQSYFAIKTREAENATSKPMTEIEMARKYLAVLEREQELSRELEVAKPKAGKWDAYCNSEGLIGMTELADILRTTVKPLTNWLVEISLFRRQVSQGGGGRNLPRATSQRSGHFEVKTETKNGFVFPVAYATPRGVDLVVDLWGRQPLP; from the coding sequence ATGCCCGAAAATACCATTGCCGTCCCCGGTCACCCCGAGTCAGGGTCCCCGTTCGACGCGATCCGCCATGAGGACGAGAACGGCGAGCACTGGCTCGCTCGTGAACTCCAGGTCGTCATGGGCTACGGGAAGTGGGAGAACTTCGAAGCGGTGATCGACCGGGCGATCCGCTCGGCGGAGAACACCGCCACCTACTCCGAGCAGGCGTTTTCCCGCCTCTGGGAACCCGTAGTGACCAGCGGGAATGCGCCGAACACCCATCGGGGCAACTATCGACTGAGCCGCTACGCCGCCTACCTCGTTGCCATGAACGGCGACCCCAACAAGCCTCAGGTCGCCGCCGCTCAGTCCTACTTCGCGATCAAGACCCGCGAGGCCGAGAACGCCACCAGCAAGCCCATGACCGAGATCGAGATGGCACGCAAGTATCTCGCCGTCTTGGAGCGGGAGCAGGAGCTCAGCCGGGAGTTGGAGGTCGCTAAGCCCAAGGCCGGCAAGTGGGACGCCTACTGCAACTCCGAGGGCCTGATCGGCATGACCGAGCTGGCCGACATCCTGCGCACCACGGTCAAGCCGCTGACGAATTGGCTGGTCGAGATCAGCCTGTTCCGCCGTCAGGTATCCCAGGGCGGTGGCGGCCGGAACCTGCCGCGGGCAACGAGTCAGCGCTCCGGGCACTTCGAGGTGAAGACCGAGACGAAGAACGGCTTCGTCTTCCCTGTTGCTTACGCCACGCCGCGGGGCGTGGACTTGGTGGTGGACCTGTGGGGCCGTCAGCCTCTGCCGTAA
- a CDS encoding NUDIX domain-containing protein has protein sequence MKHLITRVWRALAGPLQWRILWVSHAKFMIGVTGIVRDSDGNVLLLRHRLWPEHRQWGLPTGYANKGERFEDTIVREVREETGLDVQVGKLAHIKSGYQLRVEIAYEALVTGGTLRVDSMEILEARWFTPFNLPDGIQESHRLLIHDKQE, from the coding sequence GTGAAGCACCTCATTACCCGGGTTTGGCGTGCCCTGGCAGGCCCACTCCAATGGCGCATCCTGTGGGTCAGCCACGCCAAGTTCATGATCGGCGTCACCGGCATCGTCCGTGACTCTGACGGCAACGTGCTCCTCCTTCGGCACCGGCTGTGGCCGGAACACCGCCAGTGGGGTCTGCCCACCGGCTACGCCAACAAGGGGGAACGCTTCGAGGACACGATCGTTCGCGAAGTACGCGAAGAAACCGGCCTGGACGTTCAGGTCGGCAAGCTCGCCCACATCAAAAGCGGCTACCAGCTGCGGGTCGAGATCGCATACGAAGCCTTGGTCACCGGCGGAACCCTCCGCGTCGACTCAATGGAGATCCTGGAGGCGAGATGGTTCACACCGTTCAATCTGCCCGACGGCATCCAGGAGTCGCATCGGCTCCTGATCCACGACAAGCAGGAGTAG